The Pseudomonas sp. FP2309 genomic sequence GAACGATCAATTGCGCAACTCTTTCGCGTCAGTAGCGCCGCCGATCGTTGCCTCGCCGGCCAAGCGCATCCAGGCGTTTACCGGTGATCCGGATTTTATGACCTCCCTGGCCCGTGGCCTGGCCGTGGTGCAGGCGTTCCAGGAGCGCAAGCGTCACCTGACCATCGCCCAGATCAGCCACCGCACCGAAATCCCGCGCGCCGCCGTGCGCCGTTGCCTGCATACCTTGATCAAACTCGGTTACGCCACCACCGATGGGCGTACCTATTCGCTGCTGCCCAAGGTGCTGACCCTGGGCCACGCCTACCTGTCGTCGACACCGCTGGCCGTGTCGGCTCAGCCCTACCTCGATCGTATGAGCGAGCAACTTCATGAGGCCTGCAACATGGCCACTCTTGAAGGTGACGACATCCTCTACATTGCTCGTTCGGCCACCACCCAGCGCCTGATTTCCGTGGACCTGTCGGTGGGCGGGCGGTTGCCGGCCTATTGCACTTCCATGGGGCGCATTCTGCTTGCCGCGCTGGACGACGCGTCGCTGCAGGACTACCTCGACCACGCTGACCTGCAAACCAAGACCAGCCGCACCCTCACCACCCCCGAAGCCTTGTTCGAATGCCTGCAACAAGTGCGTCAGCAGGGCTGGTGCATCGTCGACCAGGAACTGGAGCAAGGCCTGCGTTCTATTGCCGTGCCGGTGTATGACGCGTCGGGCCAGGTCCTGGCGGCGCTGAACGTCAGCACCCACGCCGGACGGGTGAGTCGCAGCGAGTTGGAACAGCGCTTCCTGCCGAGCATGCTCAGCGCCAGCCGTGAGCTGAGTGCACAGCTGTTTGCTTAAGCTGTTCGGTGACCGCACAGATCCCGGCGTGATCAATTGACGCTGTTTCCCAAGGCTTATTACTGTGCGGCAGCGCGCTTGCACGCGCCTCCAATAAGAAT encodes the following:
- the pcaR gene encoding pca regulon transcriptional regulator PcaR, producing the protein MNDQLRNSFASVAPPIVASPAKRIQAFTGDPDFMTSLARGLAVVQAFQERKRHLTIAQISHRTEIPRAAVRRCLHTLIKLGYATTDGRTYSLLPKVLTLGHAYLSSTPLAVSAQPYLDRMSEQLHEACNMATLEGDDILYIARSATTQRLISVDLSVGGRLPAYCTSMGRILLAALDDASLQDYLDHADLQTKTSRTLTTPEALFECLQQVRQQGWCIVDQELEQGLRSIAVPVYDASGQVLAALNVSTHAGRVSRSELEQRFLPSMLSASRELSAQLFA